The Stygiolobus azoricus genome window below encodes:
- a CDS encoding GH116 family glycosyl hydrolase: MIRYTSKEVLDHGIPLGGIGAGKVELNNKGKMVNLTIFNNWQKPVTGMRGFHVFIMGERNYFLEDDVIVKGLEHMSTLLTYEGEYPFVKISGGDAQLTAFTPIIRNDLMDSSLPAFGLTVKTKKGIIAISVANLVGSFIIGRKNIPIKNGFKMVNVKSNDYDPAKGDMTFICDSGKVIHQYNINLPPQEVLKNGWVKELYESPEPWLRLMDGNLFPLNGEARGMWDDFAGMVISQDEVKCVLSWYFNNPTHSFPYTHYYSNFFKDSEEVARYFLEKFDELEKKTIKFPDRPFGEIISNLAYILSSSTWLTKDSRFGIMEAPEALPLLNTIGGLTYDAGSLPVLYLFPELERGVLEMFLKAIREDGYVPHDLGYLTFEAPTDGTTAPPEWKDTNLTLILEVYRYYKVTKDIEFLREFYPYILKAFSWLRDKVPLKEGSGDDAFDVNPVKGYDSYITSMTYIASEAMEKIAELVGDKDTAERARRLAEKSLKELRWNGKFYEAWEEPRTDALFLGQFIAFWWAELLDLPYDKDKIRTALREAYTRIKKGKHLCCVPNAINLDGSPYEYSPQTKSSWIRLVFATATLGLWLGLEEWNEILELEWKALVERGMVWNQPSRINVITGFPDVYLDHYIGSPVIWGILVKEIIKEV; encoded by the coding sequence GTGATAAGATATACTTCTAAAGAAGTATTAGACCATGGTATCCCTTTAGGAGGAATTGGAGCTGGGAAGGTAGAACTTAATAACAAAGGGAAAATGGTAAACTTAACAATTTTTAATAATTGGCAGAAACCCGTAACCGGGATGAGAGGTTTTCATGTTTTCATAATGGGAGAGAGGAATTATTTTCTAGAGGATGATGTAATAGTAAAGGGTCTAGAACACATGTCAACCCTCCTTACGTATGAGGGAGAGTACCCATTTGTAAAAATATCAGGTGGAGATGCACAACTGACGGCTTTCACACCCATTATAAGAAATGACCTCATGGACTCTTCTTTACCAGCTTTCGGGCTTACAGTAAAAACTAAGAAGGGAATAATCGCAATCTCTGTAGCTAATCTCGTGGGGAGTTTCATTATAGGTAGAAAGAATATCCCTATAAAGAACGGCTTTAAAATGGTGAACGTAAAGAGTAACGATTATGACCCTGCAAAAGGTGACATGACCTTCATTTGTGACTCCGGAAAGGTAATCCACCAGTACAACATTAACCTACCACCACAAGAGGTGTTAAAAAACGGTTGGGTTAAAGAGCTCTATGAGTCCCCAGAACCTTGGCTAAGACTCATGGATGGCAACCTTTTCCCTCTGAATGGAGAAGCAAGGGGAATGTGGGACGATTTTGCTGGTATGGTAATCTCTCAAGATGAAGTTAAGTGTGTGTTAAGCTGGTACTTTAATAACCCTACTCACTCCTTCCCTTATACCCATTACTATTCTAATTTCTTTAAAGACTCTGAAGAAGTAGCTAGGTATTTCCTTGAAAAATTTGATGAACTAGAGAAAAAGACGATTAAGTTTCCCGATAGACCTTTCGGGGAAATCATATCCAACTTGGCATACATCCTTTCCTCGTCAACGTGGTTAACTAAAGACTCTAGGTTTGGCATAATGGAAGCACCAGAAGCCCTCCCGTTACTAAACACTATAGGTGGACTTACTTATGATGCAGGCTCCCTCCCCGTACTGTACTTATTCCCTGAGTTAGAGAGAGGGGTATTAGAGATGTTCCTTAAGGCTATAAGGGAAGACGGTTACGTGCCACACGACTTAGGCTATTTAACCTTCGAAGCTCCTACCGATGGAACTACGGCACCTCCTGAATGGAAAGATACTAACTTAACCCTTATCTTGGAAGTGTATAGGTATTATAAAGTAACAAAAGATATTGAGTTTTTAAGGGAGTTCTATCCCTATATCTTAAAGGCGTTCTCTTGGCTAAGGGATAAGGTGCCCTTAAAAGAGGGTAGTGGGGATGATGCGTTTGACGTTAACCCAGTAAAAGGTTATGATTCATATATTACGTCAATGACATACATTGCATCTGAGGCAATGGAGAAAATAGCTGAATTGGTGGGTGATAAAGATACGGCAGAGAGAGCAAGAAGATTAGCTGAAAAGTCGTTGAAGGAGTTGAGATGGAATGGAAAATTTTATGAGGCGTGGGAGGAGCCCCGTACTGATGCTCTATTCCTCGGTCAGTTCATAGCCTTTTGGTGGGCTGAATTATTGGACTTACCTTACGACAAAGACAAGATAAGAACGGCGTTAAGGGAGGCTTATACCAGGATAAAAAAGGGTAAGCACTTATGCTGCGTCCCTAACGCAATTAACTTGGATGGCTCACCTTATGAGTATTCGCCCCAAACTAAGAGCTCTTGGATAAGGTTAGTATTTGCGACTGCCACTTTGGGACTTTGGTTAGGACTGGAAGAGTGGAATGAAATATTGGAGCTAGAGTGGAAGGCGTTAGTAGAGAGAGGGATGGTTTGGAATCAACCCTCCAGAATAAATGTAATTACGGGGTTTCCAGACGTTTACCTGGATCATTATATCGGGAGTCCTGTAATTTGGGGGATTTTAGTAAAAGAAATTATTAAAGAAGTATAG
- a CDS encoding TenA family protein — MKTSEILREKVRDLWEKYVKHEFVKQMRDGTLPLESFRYYLIQDSKYVEVMLKSLMRASSFAPTNQATKVLSSILLTRDKGMEVHNYLLNKLNITHEEIMRTGYNLANYAYTRHLYYYSTKGWKEFLSAWAPCMWGYYEVGKFVIGSPNELYSKWAEFYASEDYKMRVDAILEALNSYEFDENLLKPFSASVRFEIMFWDYSLRREETPFHEIT; from the coding sequence ATGAAGACTTCTGAAATATTAAGGGAAAAAGTAAGAGATCTATGGGAAAAATACGTTAAACATGAATTCGTCAAGCAAATGAGGGACGGTACCCTACCGTTAGAGTCCTTCCGTTATTATTTAATTCAGGATTCTAAGTACGTAGAGGTAATGTTAAAGAGTCTCATGAGGGCCTCCTCATTTGCACCTACTAACCAGGCTACTAAAGTCCTATCCTCTATACTTTTAACTAGGGACAAGGGAATGGAAGTACACAATTATCTCTTGAATAAGCTAAACATAACTCACGAGGAAATAATGAGGACTGGGTATAACTTAGCAAATTATGCATACACTCGCCACTTGTATTATTACTCCACTAAAGGTTGGAAGGAATTTTTATCAGCTTGGGCCCCTTGCATGTGGGGCTATTACGAAGTTGGAAAGTTTGTTATAGGCTCTCCAAACGAGCTGTATTCTAAATGGGCTGAGTTTTATGCTTCAGAGGACTATAAAATGAGGGTTGATGCGATTCTTGAAGCTTTAAACTCATATGAGTTTGACGAAAACTTGCTAAAACCTTTTTCTGCAAGTGTTAGATTTGAAATAATGTTTTGGGATTATTCCTTAAGAAGGGAAGAAACACCTTTTCACGAGATCACGTAG
- a CDS encoding metallopeptidase TldD-related protein, translating to MQTFTVKEVIYHITPHGNFKEYREVTATRYFTGHGWTLTKVNEAKIPEHEPCTSYRSPTVDQFSKAERIRITEGYAISKLLTRVVDQCVEEKVVNIVEYKGVKFSYAGDPSDIPTVIDYLKDTVKETTQLRVFSLERTYGILDPEATLHLFHHVISMLRADRPMLKLEERFSQNVTVFDDPLNPNLIGFSTFDDEGVRTRRKEVIGDGYVLSYLGTLGTGEPGNARGVIPKPDYFNLIVKNGDWSLEELREETKEGLIITGVERSELVKNSIRIFPRRVTLIEKGDIVVREIAIPLQELLTIDALTQEARSGYIDDQHGGIAPYLRMKVRPIIY from the coding sequence GTGCAGACTTTTACCGTGAAGGAGGTCATTTATCACATAACTCCTCACGGTAACTTTAAGGAGTACAGAGAAGTAACAGCTACTCGCTATTTCACGGGGCATGGGTGGACTTTAACTAAGGTAAATGAGGCCAAAATCCCAGAACACGAACCATGTACTTCGTATAGGTCTCCAACAGTAGATCAGTTTTCCAAAGCCGAGAGGATCAGAATTACCGAAGGTTATGCTATTTCTAAGTTACTCACTCGTGTAGTTGACCAATGCGTAGAAGAAAAAGTGGTTAACATTGTGGAATACAAAGGTGTTAAGTTCTCCTATGCTGGAGACCCTTCTGATATCCCCACGGTAATAGACTACTTAAAGGATACGGTTAAGGAGACTACACAGTTAAGGGTGTTTAGCTTAGAACGGACTTACGGTATTTTAGACCCAGAGGCAACACTTCATCTTTTCCACCACGTTATATCCATGCTAAGGGCTGACAGACCTATGCTGAAGCTTGAAGAGAGGTTTTCACAGAATGTGACTGTATTCGATGACCCTTTGAACCCAAACCTCATCGGTTTCTCTACATTTGATGACGAGGGGGTGAGGACTAGGAGAAAAGAGGTCATTGGAGACGGTTACGTGTTGAGTTATTTAGGAACACTAGGTACAGGTGAGCCGGGAAACGCCAGAGGTGTGATCCCTAAGCCAGATTATTTCAACCTAATCGTTAAGAACGGGGACTGGAGTTTAGAGGAGTTAAGGGAGGAGACTAAAGAGGGGTTGATTATAACTGGTGTTGAAAGGAGTGAGTTAGTAAAGAACAGTATAAGGATTTTTCCAAGAAGAGTAACGCTGATAGAAAAAGGAGATATAGTAGTCAGGGAGATAGCTATCCCTTTACAAGAGCTTCTCACTATTGATGCCTTGACCCAAGAAGCTAGAAGTGGTTATATTGATGATCAACACGGAGGCATAGCTCCTTATTTAAGAATGAAGGTTAGACCAATAATATATTAA
- the rfbC gene encoding dTDP-4-dehydrorhamnose 3,5-epimerase — protein MPFDFEDLGMGVLLIKPKTFPDKRGFFLEVFKSTDFSKYNIPIPLQVNMSFSVRGVVRGLHYQMTPKEQGKLVFVPKGKILDVAVDIRRSSPTFGKYVSVELSESNHYMLWIPPGFAHGFQALEDSLVVYFVTHNDYSPQHERCINYSYIDWEIKEVILSDKDSQCPPLDWAEVFP, from the coding sequence ATGCCTTTTGATTTTGAAGACCTTGGTATGGGAGTACTCTTAATAAAGCCAAAGACCTTTCCTGATAAAAGAGGGTTCTTCCTTGAAGTGTTTAAGTCTACAGATTTCAGTAAATATAACATTCCAATACCACTCCAGGTTAACATGTCCTTCTCAGTTAGAGGAGTAGTGAGGGGTTTACATTATCAGATGACACCAAAGGAACAAGGGAAGCTCGTGTTCGTCCCCAAAGGGAAAATATTAGATGTCGCAGTAGATATTAGAAGGTCTTCTCCAACATTTGGAAAGTACGTAAGTGTGGAGTTAAGTGAGTCAAACCACTACATGCTATGGATCCCACCGGGATTTGCCCATGGTTTTCAAGCTCTTGAAGACTCCTTAGTCGTTTACTTCGTCACGCATAACGATTATTCACCTCAACACGAGAGGTGCATTAACTACTCGTATATCGACTGGGAAATAAAAGAGGTCATATTAAGCGATAAGGACAGCCAATGCCCTCCTTTAGATTGGGCTGAAGTGTTTCCCTAA
- a CDS encoding SDR family oxidoreductase, translated as MRILLIGAAGQLGIELGKLLSNKHQVIKLYNSSEIPDGYKLDITEFIRLEDFIIKTRPEVVINTAAMTDVDKCETEKEKAYKINAEAVRHMVRASRIIDAYFIHISTDYIFDGIKGNYKEEDLPNPINYYGLTKLIGEAFALSYDDSLVIRTSGVFRHKGFPVYVYKTLKEGKTVFAYKGYYSPISARKLASAIEELLTLRKTGLLNVAGERISRYELALKIKEKFNLSGEVREVDEIKGWVAKRPFDSSLDSSKARKFLSVDFYTLDLDGMVV; from the coding sequence ATGCGAATATTACTGATTGGAGCCGCGGGTCAGTTAGGCATTGAGTTAGGCAAATTACTTTCTAATAAACATCAAGTCATCAAGTTGTACAACTCATCAGAAATCCCTGACGGTTATAAGCTGGACATAACCGAATTTATACGTCTGGAAGATTTCATAATCAAGACTAGACCCGAAGTTGTAATAAACACTGCAGCTATGACTGACGTAGACAAGTGTGAAACAGAAAAAGAGAAGGCATATAAAATAAACGCTGAAGCAGTAAGGCACATGGTGAGGGCAAGTAGGATAATAGATGCTTACTTTATTCACATTAGCACAGACTACATTTTTGATGGAATAAAGGGCAACTACAAAGAAGAGGACTTACCCAACCCAATAAACTATTATGGACTCACCAAGCTAATAGGAGAGGCCTTTGCTTTATCATATGACGACAGTCTTGTTATAAGGACTTCTGGAGTGTTCAGGCACAAGGGATTTCCAGTCTACGTGTATAAGACATTAAAGGAGGGAAAGACAGTCTTCGCGTATAAAGGTTATTACTCACCTATTTCCGCAAGAAAACTCGCTTCAGCTATAGAGGAGTTGTTAACCCTTAGAAAAACCGGTTTACTAAACGTTGCAGGTGAGAGGATATCGCGTTATGAGTTAGCATTAAAGATTAAGGAAAAGTTCAATTTGTCAGGAGAAGTGAGGGAAGTAGATGAGATTAAAGGGTGGGTAGCTAAGAGACCCTTCGACTCCTCTTTGGACTCCTCCAAGGCTAGGAAG